A region from the Corallococcus silvisoli genome encodes:
- a CDS encoding DUF3592 domain-containing protein: MLSLFRLLIGAILLGTCLFTAVRLLRQHRLTRKLRAQGLRALGEVVNLRRSYVLNTVVVEYVFQLQDGSRFQDEFSQKKRVLRSHPSVGDVLEVLYLPEDPRQNQCEETEVGLLTLVPMVTVMVFLMVVTVYLMMMPDPMRVQARGPRHPTVPQSWRQLDAPPRLPAQQKQQRQEAAREDVAP; this comes from the coding sequence ATGCTCTCTCTCTTCAGGCTCCTGATCGGGGCGATCCTCCTGGGGACATGCCTGTTCACCGCGGTGCGGCTGCTGCGCCAGCACCGGCTCACCCGGAAGCTGCGAGCGCAGGGACTGCGCGCCCTGGGCGAGGTGGTCAACCTGCGCCGGAGCTACGTGCTGAACACCGTGGTGGTGGAGTACGTCTTCCAACTGCAGGACGGCTCGCGGTTCCAAGACGAGTTCTCCCAGAAGAAGCGCGTGCTGCGGTCGCACCCATCCGTGGGGGACGTGCTCGAAGTCCTCTACCTCCCGGAGGACCCCCGACAGAATCAGTGCGAGGAGACGGAAGTCGGGCTGCTCACGCTCGTGCCCATGGTGACCGTCATGGTGTTCCTCATGGTCGTGACCGTGTACCTGATGATGATGCCCGACCCCATGAGGGTCCAGGCACGGGGCCCTCGGCACCCCACCGTCCCCCAAAGCTGGCGCCAACTGGATGCGCCTCCGCGGCTTCCTGCCCAGCAGAAGCAGCAGCGGCAGGAGGCGGCACGGGAGGACGTCGCCCCATGA
- a CDS encoding DUF3592 domain-containing protein: MAVIAARALGASFVVLGVSMLVLTWGSYQRDTRIVREGVHAEGTVLKKERLAAADDTDYVLHYAFTPPDGTRREHQRHISQDLWKRLRPGDRIQVLYDANDPRRGFPEGHGVMSLGLALYFSFVLVGLVLIGAVALLARAETDPTQVASTSLAPPS, translated from the coding sequence GTGGCCGTCATCGCGGCGCGGGCGCTGGGCGCATCGTTCGTGGTGCTGGGCGTGTCCATGCTGGTGCTGACCTGGGGGTCGTACCAACGGGACACGCGCATCGTGCGCGAGGGGGTCCACGCGGAAGGCACGGTGCTCAAGAAGGAGCGGCTCGCCGCCGCGGACGACACGGACTACGTGCTCCACTACGCCTTCACCCCACCGGACGGCACGCGGCGCGAGCACCAGCGCCACATCTCCCAGGACCTGTGGAAGCGCCTGCGCCCCGGGGACCGCATCCAGGTGCTCTATGACGCGAACGACCCGCGCCGCGGCTTCCCCGAGGGCCACGGGGTGATGTCACTGGGGCTCGCCCTCTACTTCAGCTTCGTGCTCGTGGGCCTCGTCCTCATTGGCGCGGTGGCCCTGCTGGCGAGGGCCGAGACAGACCCGACCCAGGTTGCCTCCACATCCCTCGCACCCCCATCCTGA
- a CDS encoding ankyrin repeat domain-containing protein, which yields MSLFDAVTAGDRAALSAQLDAGADPNPFDAEGRTPLMVAARVGRDDLVRALLAAGADPSLPDNLGETPFVTAAAYGHLAVCALLSSKATDDEKDLARTLLKNQGLSELPSRPSEVAPDAFRRKLASAGAYVAGKLGDDGATKRLERVLRSEGNAPKGRK from the coding sequence GTGTCCCTGTTCGATGCCGTCACCGCGGGAGACCGCGCCGCCCTCAGCGCCCAGCTCGACGCGGGCGCCGACCCCAACCCCTTCGACGCCGAAGGGCGCACGCCCCTGATGGTGGCCGCGCGCGTGGGCCGCGACGACCTGGTGCGGGCGCTCCTCGCGGCGGGCGCGGACCCGTCCCTGCCCGACAACCTGGGGGAGACGCCCTTCGTCACCGCCGCCGCCTACGGCCACCTCGCCGTGTGCGCGCTCCTGTCGTCCAAGGCCACCGACGACGAGAAGGACCTGGCGCGCACGCTCCTGAAGAACCAGGGCCTCTCCGAGCTGCCCTCGCGCCCCTCGGAGGTCGCCCCGGACGCCTTCCGCCGCAAGCTCGCCTCCGCGGGCGCCTACGTCGCCGGCAAGCTGGGGGATGACGGCGCCACGAAGCGCCTGGAGCGCGTGCTGCGCTCGGAGGGCAACGCCCCCAAGGGCCGCAAGTAG
- a CDS encoding (Fe-S)-binding protein yields the protein MNPIITGLLLAGAVSIFVITMSGRVGVLLAMKKENRLDHIPYRVAQLVRFGLGQKRMVDPEEFTPGLFHIFIYAAFMVLAVRTIMLFVMGFSSNALDVLTDMSHPAWDAAPPLLALYKVYLLVKDAVAALALLGVAYFVWTRWKVKPDRMSQSWEAYLILGFIAGLMITEFLFGGSHIVAAHAAAQQVSMGASHVPTAPASLLWWEPITSLTGLLMMPLGPTAAHVVGVAGFFTHLTIILAFLNFLPLGKHFHIITGLPNVFFQRTHSTGKLSTPNLEKEEFGAATVKDLTWKNGLDLYSCTECGRCQTHCPTYITGKPLTHKAVNQDLKHWLWDNERWVEEGYGPHGVKEPLPEIVGSALKAETVWACTSCGWCEQACPVFIENVPRLIDMRRYQVQVKAEFPPEIQRVFEGMERQGNPWGLGQDRRDEWAEDLALPTWGDGGEYEYLFFVGCAGSYDDKQKKVSRALVKIMREAGVSFATLSKQEMCNGDSARRMGNEYLYQTLAKTNVESWNAMGVKAVITQCPHCFNTIKNEYPEFGGEYRVINHTQLINELLKDKRIKLSSVMNAGTKLTYHDPCYLGRHNGVYDAPREVLKSIPGLEVVEMQRSQREGFCCGAGGGRMWMEEHIGTRINHNRMNEVALTLKHAEDPSTPFPDAADKKKPGMVGDYKEQGGKGIVAVACPFCSTMLNDAKNDTGREQIQVKDITELVADALETSSKGGTVAPSPVISAKPE from the coding sequence ATGAACCCCATCATCACTGGCCTGCTGCTCGCAGGCGCTGTCTCCATCTTCGTCATCACGATGTCCGGCCGCGTGGGCGTGCTGCTCGCGATGAAGAAGGAGAACCGGCTGGACCACATCCCCTACCGCGTGGCGCAGCTGGTGCGCTTCGGGTTGGGGCAGAAGCGCATGGTGGATCCGGAGGAGTTCACGCCGGGCCTGTTCCACATCTTCATCTACGCGGCGTTCATGGTGCTGGCGGTGCGCACCATCATGCTGTTCGTGATGGGCTTCTCGTCCAACGCGCTGGACGTGCTCACCGACATGAGCCACCCGGCGTGGGACGCCGCGCCGCCGCTGCTCGCGCTCTACAAGGTCTACCTGCTGGTGAAGGACGCGGTGGCGGCGCTGGCGCTGCTGGGCGTGGCGTACTTCGTGTGGACGCGCTGGAAGGTGAAGCCGGACCGCATGTCCCAGTCGTGGGAGGCGTACCTCATCCTGGGCTTCATCGCGGGCCTGATGATCACCGAGTTCCTCTTCGGCGGCAGCCACATCGTGGCCGCGCATGCCGCCGCGCAGCAGGTGTCCATGGGCGCCTCGCACGTGCCGACGGCGCCGGCCTCGCTGCTGTGGTGGGAGCCCATCACCAGCCTGACCGGCCTGCTGATGATGCCGCTGGGCCCCACGGCGGCGCACGTGGTGGGCGTGGCGGGATTCTTCACCCACCTGACCATCATCCTGGCGTTCCTGAACTTCCTGCCGCTGGGCAAGCACTTCCACATCATCACGGGCCTGCCCAACGTCTTCTTCCAGCGCACGCACTCCACCGGCAAGCTGTCCACGCCGAACCTGGAGAAGGAGGAGTTCGGCGCCGCCACGGTGAAGGACCTCACCTGGAAGAACGGCCTGGACCTGTACTCCTGTACGGAGTGCGGCCGGTGCCAGACGCACTGTCCCACGTACATCACGGGCAAGCCGCTCACGCACAAGGCCGTGAACCAGGACCTGAAGCACTGGCTCTGGGACAACGAGCGCTGGGTGGAGGAGGGCTACGGCCCCCACGGCGTGAAGGAGCCCCTGCCGGAGATCGTCGGCAGCGCGCTGAAGGCGGAGACGGTGTGGGCGTGCACCAGCTGCGGCTGGTGCGAGCAGGCCTGCCCGGTGTTCATCGAGAACGTCCCGCGCCTCATCGACATGCGCCGCTACCAGGTGCAGGTGAAGGCGGAGTTCCCGCCGGAGATCCAGCGCGTGTTCGAGGGCATGGAGCGCCAGGGCAACCCCTGGGGCCTGGGCCAGGACCGGCGCGACGAGTGGGCGGAGGACCTGGCGCTGCCCACCTGGGGTGACGGCGGCGAATACGAGTACCTCTTCTTCGTGGGCTGCGCGGGCAGCTACGACGACAAGCAGAAGAAGGTGAGCCGCGCGCTGGTGAAGATCATGCGCGAGGCGGGCGTGTCCTTCGCGACGCTGTCCAAGCAGGAGATGTGCAACGGCGACTCCGCGCGCCGCATGGGCAACGAGTACCTGTACCAGACGCTGGCCAAGACGAACGTCGAGTCCTGGAACGCGATGGGCGTGAAGGCGGTCATCACCCAGTGCCCGCACTGCTTCAACACCATCAAGAACGAGTACCCGGAGTTCGGCGGCGAGTACCGCGTCATCAACCACACGCAGCTCATCAACGAGCTGCTCAAGGACAAGCGCATCAAGCTGTCCTCTGTGATGAACGCCGGAACGAAGCTGACCTACCACGACCCCTGCTACCTGGGCCGGCACAACGGCGTGTACGACGCGCCCCGTGAAGTGCTCAAGAGCATCCCGGGCCTGGAGGTGGTGGAGATGCAGCGCAGCCAGCGCGAGGGCTTCTGCTGCGGCGCGGGTGGCGGCCGGATGTGGATGGAGGAGCACATCGGCACGCGCATCAACCACAACCGCATGAACGAGGTGGCCCTCACGCTCAAGCACGCGGAGGACCCGTCCACGCCCTTCCCCGACGCCGCGGACAAGAAGAAGCCCGGCATGGTGGGCGACTACAAGGAGCAGGGTGGCAAGGGCATCGTCGCGGTGGCCTGCCCGTTCTGCTCCACGATGCTCAACGACGCGAAGAACGACACCGGCCGCGAGCAGATCCAGGTCAAGGACATCACGGAGCTGGTCGCGGACGCGCTCGAGACGAGCAGCAAGGGCGGCACCGTGGCGCCCAGCCCGGTCATCAGCGCCAAGCCGGAGTAG
- a CDS encoding vWA domain-containing protein, which translates to MKQTAWAVERDAESGREVLLLVTLEAEAETPRAPVAVNLVIDRSASMRGAPLAAAVEAARALVERAGPRDYVGLLTFDADAEQVLPVRAMDASAKASFLKTLSRLESGEGTALHEAVERGAEAVRRVLVPGARPQLLMLTDGEPSVGPTALGEFKVLGQRVSDSGVALHALGLGRHYLPEILEALTGPSGTGFTHVDDAEGLPLAVGALGAELFGEVVSDARVYVLPTGFADLRCRHRYPSRVEGDAMSAALGAVSHAFPRRVLFAGVLEKGDWNLTVTASYTENNDTRRLSVPVTRLLPDSDEGRFVRAVSAELELVSFEAAAWKALARRQQDAAERALEGADKGLYKLARLGSSDVPAQRHVDRLADLRRAVERRAAQPSALGVRRAQSEVSRITMSRIGPAFPVAAQGVPPPPAARAALPAVASGGAPPAATLDSGALLPWKTGGGES; encoded by the coding sequence ATGAAGCAGACGGCCTGGGCGGTGGAGCGCGACGCGGAGAGCGGCCGCGAAGTGCTGCTGCTCGTGACCCTGGAGGCCGAAGCGGAGACGCCTCGGGCCCCGGTGGCGGTGAACCTGGTCATCGATCGCAGCGCGTCCATGCGGGGCGCGCCCCTGGCGGCGGCGGTGGAGGCGGCGCGCGCGCTGGTGGAGCGCGCGGGCCCGCGCGACTACGTGGGGCTGCTCACCTTCGACGCGGACGCCGAGCAGGTGCTGCCCGTGCGCGCCATGGACGCGAGCGCCAAGGCGTCCTTCCTGAAGACGCTGTCGCGCCTGGAGTCGGGTGAGGGCACCGCGCTGCACGAGGCCGTGGAGCGCGGCGCGGAGGCCGTGCGGCGCGTGCTGGTGCCGGGGGCCCGGCCGCAGCTGCTGATGCTCACGGACGGCGAGCCCTCCGTGGGGCCCACCGCCCTGGGCGAGTTCAAGGTGCTGGGCCAGCGGGTGTCGGACTCCGGCGTGGCGCTGCACGCGCTGGGGTTGGGGCGGCACTACCTGCCCGAGATCCTGGAGGCGCTCACGGGCCCGTCCGGCACGGGCTTCACGCACGTGGACGACGCGGAGGGGCTGCCGCTGGCGGTGGGCGCGCTGGGCGCGGAGCTGTTCGGCGAGGTGGTGTCCGACGCGCGCGTGTACGTGCTGCCCACGGGGTTCGCGGACCTGCGTTGCCGCCACCGCTACCCGTCGCGCGTGGAAGGGGACGCGATGAGCGCCGCGCTGGGGGCGGTGTCGCACGCGTTCCCGCGCCGGGTCCTCTTCGCGGGCGTGCTGGAGAAGGGGGACTGGAACCTCACCGTCACCGCCTCGTACACGGAGAACAACGACACCCGCCGGCTGTCCGTGCCTGTGACACGCCTGTTGCCGGACAGTGACGAGGGCCGCTTCGTGCGCGCCGTGTCCGCGGAGCTGGAGCTGGTCTCCTTCGAGGCCGCCGCGTGGAAGGCGCTCGCCCGCAGACAGCAGGACGCGGCGGAGCGGGCGCTCGAGGGCGCGGACAAGGGGCTCTACAAGCTCGCTCGCCTGGGCTCGTCGGACGTCCCCGCGCAGCGGCACGTGGACCGGCTGGCGGACCTGAGACGGGCGGTGGAGCGACGGGCGGCCCAGCCGTCCGCGCTGGGCGTGCGCCGGGCCCAGTCCGAGGTGTCGCGCATCACCATGAGCCGCATCGGGCCGGCGTTCCCGGTCGCCGCCCAGGGGGTCCCTCCGCCTCCGGCGGCGCGCGCGGCCCTGCCCGCGGTGGCGAGTGGCGGTGCCCCTCCGGCGGCGACGCTGGACAGCGGGGCGCTGCTGCCCTGGAAGACGGGTGGCGGAGAGTCGTAA